A stretch of Cicer arietinum cultivar CDC Frontier isolate Library 1 chromosome 5, Cicar.CDCFrontier_v2.0, whole genome shotgun sequence DNA encodes these proteins:
- the LOC101497096 gene encoding uncharacterized protein: MISRHLFFVWIALLFPFLCATEEDASAIIFTTLGRAYYAFDIYSLPIHLNHSTNPHQELQITDGNSVNFNGHFLSNQFPADHNPPPLQLVYVTERNGFPSIYYDAVYTTTTSTSRRSALESVTVTDRIQLPLLPNHLKDSQLSVSIKDKPSVTSDGEFLIYVSTHENPEVPRVSWTAVYSTHLKSGLTRRLTPYGVADFSPSLSPSGTWTAVASYGGAGWSGEVEDLTTDIYVFLTRDGTQRHKLVEHGGWPCWVDDQTIYFHRRGNDSWWSIYRVILSADSSDSVVIERVTSPGIHAFTPATSPGNHNFIAVATRRTSSNFRHIELFDLINNEFKELTRFISPQSHHLNPFISPDSTRIGYHKCRGKESNSSPQFLLENVQSPVPNLTLFRFVGSFPVFSPSGDKIAYVEMPGVYVMNRDGSNQQKVSNAMAFSTAWDRVRPGVIYTAVGETFASESTEVDIISIDVDRNIVKKLTIDGKNNAFPSPSPDGKWIVFRSGRSGHKNLYVMDAVEGEKKGLRRLTEGPWTDTMCNWSPDGEWIAFASDRDDPGSGSFELYLIHPNGTGLKKLIQSGSGGRTNHPYFSPDGKSIVFTSDYSGISAEPISNPHAYQPYGEIFTVRLDGSGLTRLTHNSYEDGTPAWSPKYIKPVNVERPKGGPYCSFDDCHWLNNMPNYYKAQCAL, from the exons ATGATATCACGCCACTTATTCTTTGTCTGGATAGCATTACTATTTCCCTTCCTTTGTGCAACTGAGGAAGATGCTTCCGCCATCATCTTCACCACACTTGGCAGAGCTTACTACGCTTTCGATATCTATTCCCTCCCAATTCACCTCAACCATTCAACCAACCCTCACCAAGAATTACAAATTACTGACGGTAACTCCGTTAATTTTAACGGCCATTTCCTTTCCAATCAATTCCCCGCCGATCATAACCCGCCTCCTCTTCAACTTGTTTACGTCACTGAGAGAAACGGATTTCCCTCCATATACTACGACGCCGTTTACACAACCACAACTTCAACCTCAAGAAGATCGGCTCTTGAATCTGTTACCGTCACGGATAGAATTCAACTCCCTCTGTTACCTAATCATCTCAAAGACTCTCAACTTTCAGTTTCAATCAAAGATAAACCAAGTGTGACTAGCGATGGTGAGTTTTTGATCTACGTATCAACACATGAGAACCCGGAGGTGCCACGTGTCAGCTGGACAGCCGTTTATTCTACTCACCTCAAATCAGGTCTCACACGAAGACTCACTCCCTACGGTGTAGCTGATTTCAGCCCCTCCCTCTCTCCGTCAGGAACATGGACCGCAGTCGCTTCCTACGGCGGAGCCGGTTGGTCCGGCGAGGTAGAGGATCTCACTACAGACATTTACGTTTTCCTCACTCGAGACGGAACACAGCGACACAAGTTGGTTGAACACGGTGGCTGGCCCTGCTGGGTCGACGATCAAACAATTTACTTTCACCGGAGGGGAAACGACAGTTGGTGGAGTATTTACAGAGTGATTCTATCCGCTGATTCTTCTGACTCAGTCGTCATCGAACGGGTCACATCACCGGGTATACACGCGTTCACACCCGCAACCTCACCGGGAAACCACAACTTCATCGCCGTCGCCACAAGAAGAACTAGCTCAAATTTCCGTCACATCGAGTTATTCGACCTAATTAACAACGAGTTCAAGGAGTTAACTCGTTTCATCTCACCTCAATCTCACCACCTCAACCCGTTTATCTCACCCGATTCAACCCGGATCGGGTACCACAAATGTAGAGGAAAGGAAAGTAACAGCAGTCCCCAGTTTTTGCTAGAGAATGTTCAAAGCCCCGTTCCAAACCTAACTC TCTTCCGATTCGTCGGTTCGTTTCCGGTTTTCTCACCCTCTGGAGACAAAATCGCTTACGTCGAGATGCCAGGCGTTTATGTCATGAACCGGGACGGTTCAAACCAGCAAAAGGTTTCCAACGCGATGGCGTTCTCAACCGCGTGGGACCGGGTTCGACCCGGTGTAATCTACACAGCAGTTGGAGAAACATTTGCATCGGAGAGCACGGAGGTTGATATTATATCCATTGACGTCGACCGGAACATCGTTAAGAAATTGACCATAGACGGAAAGAACAACGCGTTTCCGTCTCCGTCACCGGACGGAAAATGGATCGTGTTTCGTTCGGGTCGGTCGGGTCATAAGAACCTATACGTAATGGATGCGGTTGAAGGAGAGAAAAAAGGGCTAAGAAGGTTAACGGAGGGTCCATGGACAGATACAATGTGCAATTGGTCTCCTGATGGAGAATGGATAGCTTTTGCATCGGATCGTGATGACCCGGGAAGTGGGAGTTTCGAGTTATATTTGATCCACCCGAATGGAACCGGGTTGAAGAAACTGATTCAAAGCGGGTCGGGTGGGAGAACGAACCACCCGTATTTTAGCCCCGATGGGAAGAGTATTGTTTTTACGTCAGATTATTCGGGTATATCGGCGGAGCCAATTTCTAACCCGCATGCTTATCAGCCTTATGGTGAAATATTCACCGTTAGATTGGATGGTTCGGGTCTAACAAGATTGACGCATAATTCGTATGAAGATGGAACACCTGCTTGGTCACCCAAATATATCAAGCCTGTGAATGTTGAGAGGCCCAAAGGTGGACCTTATTGTTCTTTCGATGATTGCCATTGGCTCAACAACATGCCAAATTACTACAAGGCACAATGCGCTCTGTAA
- the LOC101497759 gene encoding chloroplast processing peptidase-like — MSFLRPSAMYNFLITYYPSLRWMPCQSWGLLRWPGLDGFFRLLVVLLLWSTFSQLFYIPSSSMYPTLRVGDRIIVEKASYYIRSPAIHEIVTFRDPTQHSEDNTDVFIKRVVAKAGDTVEVHHGGLYVNGVAQEEDFVAEPPTYTTKLTYVPKGHVYVLGDNRNNSYDSHIWGPLPIKNIVGRYVMCCHRPTN, encoded by the exons ATGAGCTTCTTGAGGCCATCTGCAATGTACAACTTTTTGATTACTTATTATCCTTCCCTGCGATGGATGCCTTGTCAGAGTTGGGGGCTCCTTCGATGGCCAGGTCTAGACGGTTTCTTCAGACTTCTTGTGGTTTTGCTTCTCTGGTCTACCTTCTCTCAACTTTTCTACATACCTTCTTCTTCTATGTATCCTACACTTCGCGTTGGAGATCGAATTATTGTCGAAAAG GCTTCATATTACATCAGGAGTCCTGCTATACATGAAATTGTAACATTTCGAGATCCAACACAG CATTCTGAAGACAACACAGATGTTTTTATCAAGAGAGTTGTTGCAAAAGCAGGAGACACTGTTGAG GTTCATCATGGGGGACTCTATGTCAATGGTGTTGCTCAAGAGGAGGATTTCGTGGCAGAGCCGCCAACATACACAACCAAATTAACT TATGTGCCCAAAGGCCATGTTTATGTGTTGGGGGATAATCGCAATAATAGCTATGATTCACATATATG GGGACCACTTCCTATTAAAAACATAGTTGGAAGATATGTCATGTGCTGTCACAGACCAACAAATTAA